A genomic stretch from Sphaerodactylus townsendi isolate TG3544 linkage group LG15, MPM_Stown_v2.3, whole genome shotgun sequence includes:
- the REM2 gene encoding GTP-binding protein REM 2, with translation MTLPPALGGAGPRRGSMPLPIKHQLMRASAVEELDSPPSSPEVSSKGGASPAGGRGPYKVMLLGETGVGKSALAAIFGGMKGGIHHEEEHGEDSYERKFHVDDEEVTLILYDIWDQGDPGGWMQESCLQTGDAFLVVFSVTDRRSFTRVPPTLLRLRAESPRTDPPIILVGNKSDLARSREVSREEGRSLAIMMNCKHIETSAALHHNTQELFEGVVRQIRLRRHRREGDGFAVEGAGGRRESLTKKAKRFLSSLVPRNGRFFKQRSKSCNDLSVL, from the exons ATGACGCTGCCCCCGGCACTAGGGGGTGCCGGACCCCGGCGGGGCAGTATGCCCTTGCCCATTAAACACCAGCTGATGAGAGCGTCCGCCGTCGAGGAACTGGACTCCCCTCCTAGCTCCCCGGAGGTGAGCAGTAAAGGGGGCGCCAGTCCAGCGGGAGGCCGTGGCCCTTACAAAGTCATGTTGCTCGGGGAGACCGGAGTGGGGAAGAGTGCGCTGGCAGCCATCTTTGGAGGCATGAAGGGGGGAATTCATCACGAAGAAGAGCACGGGG AGGATTCTTACGAGCGAAAGTTCCACGTCGATGACGAAGAGGTCACTCTGATATTGTATGACATTTGGGACCAG GGTGATCCAGGTGGATGGATGCAGGAATCATGCTTGCAGACAGGAGACGCCTTCCTGGTGGTTTTTTCTGTGACCGATCGCCGCAGCTTCACCCGAGTGCCCCCTACTCTCCTGCGGCTTCGGGCGGAGAGCCCCCGAACGGATCCCCCCATTATCCTGGTGGGGAACAAGAGTGATTTGGCACGATCCAGGGAGGTTTCACGGGAGG AGGGCCGGAGCCTGGCCATCATGATGAACTGCAAGCACATCGAGACGTCGGCCGCCTTACATCACAACACCCAAGAGCTTTTCGAAGGTGTCGTACGCCAGATCCGACTGCGCCGCCATCGGCGTGAGGGAGACGGCTTCGCCGTGGAAGGGGCCGGGGGCCGCCGCGAGAGCCTCACCAAGAAGGCCAAGCGCTTCCTCTCTAGCCTCGTGCCACGGAACGGACGCTTCTTCAAGCAGAGGTCAAAATCCTGCAATGACCTTTCTGTGCTATGA